A window of the Henckelia pumila isolate YLH828 chromosome 3, ASM3356847v2, whole genome shotgun sequence genome harbors these coding sequences:
- the LOC140886769 gene encoding uncharacterized protein isoform X2, whose amino-acid sequence MSREDLVPRTFRDLVERAERKFARVRDAPLHPYGGIGLQHGQFFHKVFKAYMRLWKYQQENRARLVECGLQRWEIGEIASRIGQLYFNQYLRTSEARFLLEAYIFYEAIFNRNYFEGSRKDRGVRFKELRFYARFFMVALLLNRVEMVKLLVEKFKELVDDSKFNFQDTNFKEWKLVVQETVRFTKADSAILSARPLRYTALFDSHPSSLPFVAKFHAKRLLKFRDAVLSSYHKNEVKFAELTLDTFRMLQCLEWEPSGSFYQKHALESRQNGLLADHSASSGLIDINLVADMTDPTLPPNPKKAVLYRPSVPQLIAVIAKVCEELPPDSVVLIYMSASGNSGHCSTSQTGNAGISGKYSTKSASSDNNHGQMNGLYENHVSTKGDPNYFENYLLLGPSRNGGSNILFPGDIIPFTRRPLFLIIDSDNSNAFKAGFARSGKG is encoded by the exons ATGTCGAGGGAGGATTTAGTTCCGAGGACGTTCCGAGATTTGGTGGAGAGGGCCGAGCGGAAGTTCGCGCGTGTGCGGGACGCGCCGCTGCATCCCTACGGAGGGATTGGGCTGCAGCACGGTCAGTTTTTCCACAAAGTTTTCAAGGCTTATATGCGTCTGTGGAAGTATCAGCAGGAGAATCGGGCCAGGTTGGTGGAGTGCGGATTGCAGAGATGGGAGATTGGGGAGATCGCTTCCAGAATTGGGCAGCTCTATTTCAACCAGTATTTGAGAACCAGCGAGGCGAGGTTTCTTCTCGAGGCGTATATATTTTACGAAGCCATTTTTAATAGGAACTATTTTGAGGGTTCTAGGAAGGATCGAGGGGTTAGGTTCAAGGAGCTCAGGTTTTACGCAAGGTTTTTCATGGTTGCTTTACTTTTGAATCGGGTTGAAATGGTGAAGTTGCTTGTCGAAAAGTTTAAGGAGCTTGTTGATGATAGTAAATTTAATTTTCAG GATACTAATTTCAAAGAATGGAAGCTGGTGGTGCAAGAAACTGTTCGGTTTACAAAGGCTGATTCAGCAATCCTGAGTGCTAGGCCTTTGCGTTATACTGCACTGTTTGATTCACATCCATCGTCTCTCCCATTCGTGGCTAAATTTCATGCAAAGAGGCTTCTGAAGTTTAGAGACGCAGTGTTGTCAAGCTATCATAAAAATGAG GTGAAATTTGCAGAACTCACTTTAGATACTTTCAGGATGCTGCAATGTTTGGAATGGGAACCTAGTGGTTCTTTTTATCAGAAGCATGCTCTTGAATCAAGACAAAATGGTTTACTGGCTGATCATTCTGCGTCTTCAGGATTGATAGATATAAATTTGGTTGCAGATATGACAGATCCAACGTTACCTCCAAATCCCAAAAAAGCTGTTCTCTATCGTCCATCTGTGCCACAATTGATAGCT GTGATTGCAAAAGTTTGCGAGGAACTTCCTCCAGATAGTGTCGTGTTAATATACATGTCAGCCTCAG GAAATTCTGGTCACTGTAGCACTTCGCAAACGGGAAACGCTGGAATATCAGGAAAATATTCAACGAAGAGTGCCTCATCCGATAATAATCACGGGCAGATGAATGGGTTGTATGAAAATCATGTTAGTACAAAGGGAGACCCAAATTACTTTGAGAATTATTTGTTGTTGGGACCAAGCAGAAACGGAG GTTCAAATATTCTCTTCCCTGGTGATATAATTCCTTTCACTAGAAGACCGCTTTTTTTGATAATTGATAGTGATAACAGCAATGCATTCAAGGCAG GTTTTGCACGGAGCGGAAAGGGGTGA
- the LOC140890069 gene encoding uncharacterized protein encodes MTTRRNPNNESDQNNQNNQFLAGLANLLQEQSRAQGAQIQQLIQAVETIFDYMQLIDADRVRRAIFMFHDDARVWWHGSRSAVDMAILTWNIFKDLFYGKYFTVSTRTRLVREFLELLQGSMSISEYVKKFERVRYIVPMISGNAVEELKHFMEGLNASILCDIRLSGATTYREAVDEAMLSEKEMNDIIKESQA; translated from the exons ATGACTACCCGTAGGAACCCAAATAATGAGAGTGATCAGAACAACCAGAACAACCAGTTTCTGGCCGGATTGGCAAATCTGTTGCAAGAACAGAGTAGAGCCCAAGGGGCACAGATTCAGCAGCTAATTCAG GCAGTGGAGACTATTTTCGACTACATGCAGCTCATCGATGCGGATCGTGTGAGACGTGCTATCTTTATGTTCCATGATGATGCACGGGTTTGGTGGCATGGATCTCGTTCTGCTGTGGATATGGCTATATTGACATGGAACATATTCAAAgatttgttctatgggaagtaTTTTACTGTCAGCACCAGAACCAGACTTGTCAGGGAGTTTCTGGAGCTCCTCCAGGGGAGTATGTCAATTTCGGAGTATGTGAAAAAGTTTGAAAGGGTGCGATACATTGTGCCCATGATCTCTGGGAATGCCGTCGAGGAGTTGAAACATTTCATGGAGGGATTGAATGCCTCCATTCTTTGTGATATCAGATTAAGTGGGGCAACCACTTACCGAGAAGCAGTCGATGAGGCTATGTTGTCTGAGAAGGAGATGAATGATATTATCAAAGAATCACAGGCTTAG
- the LOC140890070 gene encoding uncharacterized protein, which produces MLQGRKMYLSVRNVGNHIQRPGHFAKDCSQAKERTKGRVFSMTHDQVDPDSAIATYESVLGFSVSLPSREEFKSNNVVRNCKIQMQGLDLYADLIVLEMSDFDVIFGMDWLSQHEATIDCKQRTVSLKVHNGELFVFYVASKKSTTCFLKRLLGDQEMQRPKLEEVEVVKDFPEVFPDDVAGLHPVEEFEFGSSFFQELSQLLRRRTVKKRYPLPRIDDMFDQLQGEVVVFSKIDLLSGYHQLRVKDEDVQKTTFKTRYGHYEFLDFSKIAPPLTSLTQKGVKFVWSEQCAKSFEEMKERLMTESVLAIPEGTSHFSVYTDASKNGLGAVLMQDDKMIAYASRQLKIHERNYPTHDFELAAVVFALKLWRHYLYGEKCKTNIVADALSRNSETLNQLTVQQELIADFEHMSLEVFEPMEVCTLSALTVVPSLLDRIRADRDSDKHLLAWRNRDEAKCGTLYIVKDGIVHHRGRMWVPAVDSLRVEVMTEAHTVPLHGVLVRIVSDRDPKFTSNFWGSLHRGLGTKLAFSTVLHPQKDGQSERVIQILEYMLRAFMIDLGGNSESKFAFSGVYLQQ; this is translated from the exons ATGCTCCAAGGCCGGAAAATGTATCTATCTGTCAGAAATGTAGGAAACCACATTCAG AGGCCTGGACATTTCGCCAAAGATTGCTCGCAAGCAAAGGAGCGTACTAAGGGAAGAGTTTTTTCTATGACTCATGATCAAGTTGACCCGGATTCTGCGATTGCCACAT ATGAGTCCGTTTTGGGGTTTAGTGTGTCGTTGCCCTCAAGAGAAGAATTTAAGAGCAACAACGTAGTAAGGAATTGTAAGATTCAAATGCAAGGTTTAGATTTGTATGCAGATTTAATTGTATTGGAGATGTCAGATTTTGATGTGATATTTgggatggattggttgtctCAGCATGAGGCTACCATAGACTGTAAGCAGAGAACAGTGTCTTTGAAAGTTCATAATGGAGAACTATTTGTGTTCTATGTTGCATCTAAGAAGAGCACAACAT GTTTTCTAAAAAGACTATTGGGTGATCAAGAGATGCAGCGACCGAAACTTGAAGAGGTGGAAGTGGTGAAGGATTTTCCAGAGGTTTTTCCTGATGATGTTGCGGGATTGCATCCAGTCGAAGAATTCGAATTTGGATCGAGTTTTTTTCAGGAACTAAGTCAGCTTCTAAGGCGTCGTACAG TGAAGAAAAGATATCCCTTGCCTAGGATAGATGATATGTTCGACCAATTGCAGGGAGAGGTGGTGGTATTCTCTAAAATCGATCTACTATCAGGCTACCACCAACTGAGGGTGAAGGATGAAGACGTGCAGAAGACAACATTCAAGACTCgctatggccactacgagttcttg GATTTCTCCAAGATTGCACCACCATTGACATCTTTGACCCAAAAAGGTGTGAAGTTTGTGTGGTCAGAGCAGTGTGCAAAAAGCTTCGAAGAGATGAAGGAGAGACTGATGACAGAATCAGTGCTAGCAATTCCAGAAGGCACAAGTCATTTTTCGGTATACACCGATGCTTCTAAGAATGGATTAGGGGCTGTGTTGATGCAAGATGATAAAATGATAGCTTATGCATCACGACAGCTAAAAATTCATGAGAGGAATTACCCGACCCATGATTTTGAGTTGGCTGCagttgtatttgctttgaagttGTGGAGacattatttgtatggtgaAAAAT gtaagacTAATATAGTagcagatgcattgagtcgcaattCTGAGACATTGAACCAATTGACCGTTCAACAAGAGTTAATTGCTGATTTTGAGCATATGAGTTTGGAGGTATTCGAACCAATGGAGGTATGCACTCTATCAGCCTTAACAGTAGTACCTAGTTTGCTTGATAGAATTCGAGCAGACCGGGATTCTGATAAACATTTGTTGGCATGGAGGAATAGAGATGAGGCTAAATGTGGTACGTTGTATATCGTCAAAGATGGAATTGTTCATCATAGAGGTAGAATGTGGGTGCCAGCAGTAGACTCACTAAGAGTTGAAGTGATGACTGAAGCTCATACTGTCCC attgcatggagttctaGTGAGAATAGTGTCCGACAGAGATCCTAAGTTCACCTCGAATTTTTGGGGAAGCTTACATCGAGGCTTGGGAACGAAGTTAGCTTTCAGTACAGTTTTACACCCTCAGaaagatggtcagtcagaaagAGTAATTCAGATACTCGAATACATGTTGAGGGCTTTCATGATCGACCTTGGAGGAAATTCGGAGTCAAAAtttgcctttagtggagtttacttacaacaatag
- the LOC140886769 gene encoding uncharacterized protein isoform X1, translating to MSREDLVPRTFRDLVERAERKFARVRDAPLHPYGGIGLQHGQFFHKVFKAYMRLWKYQQENRARLVECGLQRWEIGEIASRIGQLYFNQYLRTSEARFLLEAYIFYEAIFNRNYFEGSRKDRGVRFKELRFYARFFMVALLLNRVEMVKLLVEKFKELVDDSKFNFQDTNFKEWKLVVQETVRFTKADSAILSARPLRYTALFDSHPSSLPFVAKFHAKRLLKFRDAVLSSYHKNEVKFAELTLDTFRMLQCLEWEPSGSFYQKHALESRQNGLLADHSASSGLIDINLVADMTDPTLPPNPKKAVLYRPSVPQLIAVIAKVCEELPPDSVVLIYMSASGNSGHCSTSQTGNAGISGKYSTKSASSDNNHGQMNGLYENHVSTKGDPNYFENYLLLGPSRNGGSNILFPGDIIPFTRRPLFLIIDSDNSNAFKVLHGAERGEPAAFFLSPLRPSFRNPSGISITQNGSQFTLFLTAPLQSFCQLVNYNLASDSMDTYNSAESILMSAFSEWEEILCTSTSLDLVWAQLLADPFLRRLIIRFIFCRAVLSLFCLRENGEQYLPVCIPELPNAVAVNSNAVQPAVNRLADHFKVADCFSFS from the exons ATGTCGAGGGAGGATTTAGTTCCGAGGACGTTCCGAGATTTGGTGGAGAGGGCCGAGCGGAAGTTCGCGCGTGTGCGGGACGCGCCGCTGCATCCCTACGGAGGGATTGGGCTGCAGCACGGTCAGTTTTTCCACAAAGTTTTCAAGGCTTATATGCGTCTGTGGAAGTATCAGCAGGAGAATCGGGCCAGGTTGGTGGAGTGCGGATTGCAGAGATGGGAGATTGGGGAGATCGCTTCCAGAATTGGGCAGCTCTATTTCAACCAGTATTTGAGAACCAGCGAGGCGAGGTTTCTTCTCGAGGCGTATATATTTTACGAAGCCATTTTTAATAGGAACTATTTTGAGGGTTCTAGGAAGGATCGAGGGGTTAGGTTCAAGGAGCTCAGGTTTTACGCAAGGTTTTTCATGGTTGCTTTACTTTTGAATCGGGTTGAAATGGTGAAGTTGCTTGTCGAAAAGTTTAAGGAGCTTGTTGATGATAGTAAATTTAATTTTCAG GATACTAATTTCAAAGAATGGAAGCTGGTGGTGCAAGAAACTGTTCGGTTTACAAAGGCTGATTCAGCAATCCTGAGTGCTAGGCCTTTGCGTTATACTGCACTGTTTGATTCACATCCATCGTCTCTCCCATTCGTGGCTAAATTTCATGCAAAGAGGCTTCTGAAGTTTAGAGACGCAGTGTTGTCAAGCTATCATAAAAATGAG GTGAAATTTGCAGAACTCACTTTAGATACTTTCAGGATGCTGCAATGTTTGGAATGGGAACCTAGTGGTTCTTTTTATCAGAAGCATGCTCTTGAATCAAGACAAAATGGTTTACTGGCTGATCATTCTGCGTCTTCAGGATTGATAGATATAAATTTGGTTGCAGATATGACAGATCCAACGTTACCTCCAAATCCCAAAAAAGCTGTTCTCTATCGTCCATCTGTGCCACAATTGATAGCT GTGATTGCAAAAGTTTGCGAGGAACTTCCTCCAGATAGTGTCGTGTTAATATACATGTCAGCCTCAG GAAATTCTGGTCACTGTAGCACTTCGCAAACGGGAAACGCTGGAATATCAGGAAAATATTCAACGAAGAGTGCCTCATCCGATAATAATCACGGGCAGATGAATGGGTTGTATGAAAATCATGTTAGTACAAAGGGAGACCCAAATTACTTTGAGAATTATTTGTTGTTGGGACCAAGCAGAAACGGAG GTTCAAATATTCTCTTCCCTGGTGATATAATTCCTTTCACTAGAAGACCGCTTTTTTTGATAATTGATAGTGATAACAGCAATGCATTCAAG GTTTTGCACGGAGCGGAAAGGGGTGAACCTGCTGCTTTTTTTCTTTCGCCTCTGCGGCCTTCATTCAGGAATCCGAGTGGCATTAGTATAACACAGAATGGAAGTCAATTCACCTTGTTCCTCACAGCTCCTTTGCAGTCTTTCTGTCAATTAGTTAATTATAACTTAGCCTCAGACAGCATG GACACGTACAACAGCGCAGAAAGCATTCTCATGTCAGCTTTCTCTGAATGGGAGGAGATCCTCTGTACGTCAACTAGCCTCGATCTGGTTTGGGCGCAACTTCTGGCTGATCCATTTCTGCGACGGCTTATTATTAG ATTCATTTTCTGCCGTGCTGTTCTATCTCTATTCTGTTTACGAGAAAACGGCGAACAGTATCTACCAGTTTGCATACCCGAACTTCCTAATGCTGTGGCTGTCAATTCCAATGCTGTCCAACCTGCAGTCAACCGACTTGCAGATCATTTCAAGGTTGCAGATTGTTTTAGCTTCTCATAA